A single Penaeus chinensis breed Huanghai No. 1 chromosome 42, ASM1920278v2, whole genome shotgun sequence DNA region contains:
- the LOC125047761 gene encoding zinc finger protein OZF-like isoform X1 — protein sequence MDDLGLDTKIHNTMEFIAVKEENTKEIGKQEFQKVKEEVIDSRDEENAIYIKTEDESLVSKEVRSLSEEAFENDSEEDCDEENTIYIKTEYKCLVLEEVEGLEEGAVETDSLETVGHLDEGNAIFIKEGDGNAKDENPVSEKLKSLDEEALENCLDTFMYDDEDPLSSESLVAEDHVNTCSSDGGQLVRSIKNEAKGKHLCDLCGKRFPFLSKLLRHMRVHKNEKPYNSEVHKQVFSNQNSVLKYTDTHTNDGHFTCEVCNKSFTLKDDIVMHMRIHRKMKPYTCEVCNKVLSGKSGLEKHMRVHTKEKPYSCEVCSKAFSQKPHVESHMRTHLRVKPFNCEVCKKPFSCKSSLTKHMRLHTKEKPFSCKVCRKAFTVYYHLLDHMHIHTEEKPFSCDICTKAFARKDDLARHMRIHTHGKPYSCSVCSKSFLWKHNLVVHMRVHTKEKPYSCATCSRAFSEKCKLVRHMRVHAKERAL from the coding sequence ATGGATGACTTAGGTTtggatacaaaaatacataacacAATGGAATTCATTGCTGTTAAGgaagaaaacacaaaagagaTTGGCAAGCAGGAATTCCAGAAAGTTAAGGAAGAAGTTATTGATAGTAGAGATGAagaaaatgctatatatataaaaacagaagaTGAAAGTCTTGTGTCTAAAGAAGTCAGAAGTCTAAGTGAGGAAGCATTTGAGAATGATTCAGAAGAGGATTGTGATGAAGAGAATACTATCTATATAAAGACTGAATATAAATGTTTAGTATTGGAAGAAGTTGAAGGTCTTGAAGAAGGAGCAGTTGAGACTGACTCGTTAGAAACTGTTGGGCATTTGGATGAAGGGAATGCTATCTTTATAAAGGAAGGAGACGGAAATGCAAAAGATGAAAATCCAGTGTCTGAAAAATTGAAAAGTCTTGATGAAGAAGCACTTGAAAATTGCTTAGATACTTTTatgtatgatgatgaagatcccTTGTCATCGGAATCACTTGTGGCAGAGGATCATGTGAATACATGTTCCTCTGATGGTGGCCAGCTTGTACGATCAATTAAAAATGAGGCAAAAGGGAAACACTTATGTGACCTATGTGGGAAGAGATTCCCTTTTCTTAGTAAGCTTTTGCGTCATATGAGGGTACATAAAAATGAGAAACCTTATAACAGTGAAGTACACAAACAAGTATTCTCTAATCAAAATAGTGTTTTGaaatacacggacacacataccaATGATGGGCATTTCACCTGTGAAGTATGTAATAAGTCATTCACCTTAAAAGATGATATTGTGATGCACATGAGAATACACAGAAAGATGAAACCTTATACATGTGAGGTATGCAATAAAGTATTATCTGGAAAAAGTGGTCTAGAGAAGCACATGAGAGTACACACAAAGGAGAAACCTTATAGCTGTGAGGTTTGCAGCAAGGCATTCTCTCAGAAACCCCATGTAGAATCCCACATGCGTACTCATCTACGTGTGAAACCTTTCAACTGTGAGGTATGCAAAAAGCCATTCTCCTGTAAAAGTAGTCTAACTAAGCACATGAGATTACATACAAAGGAAAAACCTTTTAGTTGTAAAGTTTGTAGGAAGGCATTCACAGTGTACTATCATCTTCTTgaccacatgcatatacatacagaggaaAAGCCTTTTTCTTGTGATATATGTACAAAGGCCTTTGCTAGGAAAGATGATTTAGCAAGACACATGAGAATACATACACATGGGAAGCCTTATAGTTGCAGTGTATGTAGTAAATCATTTTTATGGAAACACAATCTAGTGGTGCACATGAGGGTACATACAAAGGAAAAACCTTACAGTTGTGCCACATGTAGTAGGGCTTTTTCAGAGAAATGTAAGCTAGTGAGGCATATGAGAGTACATGCAAAAGAAAGAGCCTTGTAA